From one Xiphias gladius isolate SHS-SW01 ecotype Sanya breed wild chromosome 12, ASM1685928v1, whole genome shotgun sequence genomic stretch:
- the arhgef11 gene encoding rho guanine nucleotide exchange factor 11 isoform X3, translated as MSLRQPTSTLDRAANKKNAHLFRLSSLTIGDSERKSSATQQRELTADVPAESTGPGLVHRCVVVQKDQLGFGFTVCGERVKLVQNVRPGGAAVKAGVQEGDRIIKVNGSLVSSMSHQEVVKLIKSGTYVALTLQGPPPSAASLPLEPLPTDLSPNQRTSLGGEAPPPPPPPLPSGLSSNPSQRITGPKPLQDPEVQKHATQILRKMLEQEEAELQDLMEERLRNPSPSLEERIESAKRRAHQVRVKIQQDLEGTRSESVTSYVIAGEGRLSVDSSEGDMEAFESPHSSPSSSFRTPLHRRQSSDTHTLSDSGGKAQIIGPEEEDEDDGYAFNEMDGPFQDIELLKSRPAHMTVFMRYVFTQLLDPNPLLFYLSVEAYLGSSPKDARALAPQICSHFLDPDAPLKIKVREEYLTDIESRLHAQEDIRGPLSELQQQVLPDIQDQIQDYRNKQMMGLGSLFGEGDLQHLDGDPVKERQVVDRQVTALWEILSKHEEDRSSPLASAVLLYLRHSGIKLRDSKVFPGLSTEKEKWLAFLKTKKLSGIKKEKDGDDKKRNPILKYIGKPRTTSQSTFHVPLSPTEVRPGSVRNIIQQFENHTETTGEEGGDAADPQRLSSSSLGEDSMDSPTVSVRLARSESLKAQGEGRRRGVASGTESVPRSRSDVDMEDCGEEREGPGLRLLQHSASSSASSSSARSVDSPLALLPDAAALEEDVCDGQNWQDTAPPQLLATLSPREVDRQAVIYELFTTEVSHLRTLRVLDKVFFQKMRSVLNSDELACIFPNLPQVYDLHASLCEAMKKRKETPIVQDIGDVMLARFEGAAGDEFQEQASQLCSQQSQALELIKNKKRKDPRFAHIIQECEASPHCRRLQLKDLLVSEMQRLTKYPLLLDNIIKHTEAGSSDLPSLQRAQACCRGILQAVNEVVRETEHRQRLSQYQRRLDAAPQFKNLDLTTKRMIHEGPLTWKVSKDKQIEIQALLLSDCLVLLQRGPDDRLQLRYPYRWLGGGGGGTGDSKTSFSPLVKLDSLLVRSVATDNKALYVLSTTERQIYELVAGTLSEKNTWKDLLEKTVATTGGSSPLINHGSTPIPSPSIRSVSPVSTGSSVYTDNSMTEQLDSMKTHSSSNDIVLSDDTPMDQSGAFICGESQAVGVAEAALQDVETLRRLILRDLEEDGWSHDSDDTPTNETANEGNSFTDRRRPESLETVLDFSTNDWEPEPEAVPPSDTEQPSIQVVRKAVVVGPPSSSVPDDITDDVAFLSDQSSKLRGEATTQGNTFYLVMPTEQGESVTDDLNDPPTPTASHFPQPLEEAMTPQMQPEEETPACGPEPNQSEATQLEQEEETSQSQAGHQNHMIKNVDEIFHTIEGLMNKLRQLKEIEKAHYKLLKTLTEPSDSQESGDQQCHLATVSRTPSLDRGSGDSREVNPAEPKIQSTGF; from the exons GGCAGCCAATAAGAAAAACGCCCACCTGTTCAG GCTCAGCAGTCTGACCATCGGGGACTCAGAGCGCAAATCCTCTGCTACCCAGCAGAGGGAGCTAACGGCTGACGTCCCTGCTGAGAGCACAG GTCCTGGTCTTGTCCATAGATGTGTGGTCGTGCAGAAGGACCAGCTCGGTTTTGGCTTCAcagtgtgtggagagagagtCAAGCTAGTGCAAAATGTCCGACCAG GTGGTGCAGCAGTCAAGGCCGGGGTCCAAGAAGGGGACCGAATCATAAAG GTGAATGGCTCGCTGGTGTCCTCCATGTCCCATCAGGAGGTGGTAAAGCTCATCAAAt CTGGAACCTACGTAGCTCTGACACTACAAGGACCTCCCCCGTCAGCTGCCTCCTTGCCCTTAGAGCCCCTCCCCACTGACCTCTCACCCAATCAAAGGACATCTCTGGGTGGGGAGGCtccaccccctccacctccacccctaCCCTCTGGACTGAGCAGCAACCCTTCCCAAAGAATCACTGGACCCAAACCACTACAG gACCCAGAAGTACAAAAACATGCCACTCAGATACTCAGGAAAATGCTTGAGCAGGAAGAGGCTGAACTGCAG GACTTGATGGAGGAGCGGTTGAGGAACCCATCGCCATCACTGGAGGAGCGAATTGAAAGTGCCAAGAGGAGAGCTCATCAAGTCAGGGTCAAGATTCAGCAAGATCTG GAGGGAACTCGATCAGAATCTGTCACAAGCTATGTCATAGCAGGAGAAG GTCGACTATCAGTGGACTCAAGCGAAGGAGACATGGAG gCATTTGAGAGTCCccactcctctccctcatcctccttcAGGACCCCCCTACACCGACGGCAGAGCTCCGATACACACACCCTCTCTGATTCG GGCGGAAAGGCTCAGATCATCGGCCctgaagaagaggatgaagatgacGGCTATGCATTTAATGAG ATGGATGGTCCATTCCAGGACATCGAATTGTTGAAATCACGACCAGCACACATGACAGTGTTCATGAGATATGTCTTCACCCAGCTTCTGGACCCTAACCCTCTG CTGTTTTACCTGTCAGTGGAGGCCTACTTGGGCTCCAGTCCTAAAGATGCCCGCGCACTTGCACCTCAGATCTGCTCTCATTTCCTGGACCCAGATGCC CCCTTGAAAATCAAAGTACGAGAGGAGTATCTCACAGATATCG AGAGTCGATTACATGCCCAGGAGGACATCAGAGGACCTCTGtctgagctgcagcagcaggtgctGCCAGACATTCAGGACCAGATACAGGACTACAG GAACAAGCAGATGATGGGTCTTGGCTCTCTGTTTGGAGAAGGAGACCTGCAGCACCTTGATGGAGACCCcgtgaaagagagacaggtggTGGACAGACAGGTTACTGCCCTATGGGAGATATT ATCAAAGCACGAAGAGGACAGAAG TTCTCCTCTGGCATCGGCGGTCCTCCTATACCTGCGTCATTCTGGTATCAAGCTAAGAGACTCCAAGGTCTTTCCTGGTCTGagcacagagaaggagaagtgGCTCGCCTTCTTAAAGACGAAAAAG CTGAGTGGTatcaagaaagagaaagatggagatgataaaaagagaaatccCATCCTGAAGTACATCGGCAAACCCCGGACCACATCCCAGTCca CATTCCATGTCCCGTTGTCACCCACCGAag TCCGTCCTGGCAGTGTGAGGAACATCATTCAGCAGTTTGAGAATCACACAGAGACGACAGGAGAAGAGGGGGGTGATGCTGCCGACCCCCAGAGGCTTTCCTCCAGCAGCCTCGGCGAAGACAGCATGGACAG CCCTACGGTCTCAGTGCGTCTGGCACGCAGCGAGTCGTTGAAGGCTCAAGGAGAAGGGCGTCGGCGGGGTGTTGCCTCAGGAACAGAGTCTGTCCCCCGCTCTCGTAGTGATGTGGACATGGAGGACTgtggggaggagagggaggggccGGGCCTCAGGCTGCTACAACACAGCGCCTCGTCATCCGCGTCCAGCAGCTCTGCACG GAGTGTGGACTCACCATTGGCCCTGCTTCCGGACGCTGCCGCGCTAGAAGAGGACGTGTGTGACGGTCAGAACTGGCAGGACACGGCGCCTCCTCAGCTCCTCGCCACGCTCAGCCCGAGGGAGGTGGACAGACAGGCCGTTATATATG AGCTATTCACCACTGAGGTGTCCCACCTGCGGACCCTGCGTGTCCTGGACAAGGTCTTTTTCCAGAAGATGAGGTCTGTGCTGAACTCTGACGAGCTGGCCTGCATCTTCCCCAACCTGCCCCAGGTCTACGACCTCCATG CAAGTCTGTGTGAGGCGATGAAGAAGCGAAAAGAAACTCCCATCGTTCAGGACATCGGCGACGTAATGCTGGCCAGG TTTGAAGGTGCAGCTGGAGATGAGTTTCAGGAACAGGCGTCTCAGCTGTGCAGTCAGCAGTCTCAGGCTCTGGAGCTCATCAAGAACAAAAAACGTAAAGACCCTCGCTTCGCTCACATCAtccag GAGTGCGAGGCGAGTCCTCACTGCCGGAGGCTGCAGCTTAAAGACCTGCTGGTGTCAGAGATGCAGAGACTCACCAAGTACCCTCTGCTGCTGGATAACAtcattaaacacacagagg cTGGTTCGTCGGACCTCCCCTCACTCCAGCGCGCCCAGGCTTGTTGCCGCGGGATACTGCAGGCAGTGAACGAGGTCGTCAGGGAAACAGAACACCGTCAGCGTCTCAGCCAATACCAACGCAGGCTGGATGCTGCCCCTCAATTCAAG aATCTGGACCTGACCACAAAGAGGATGATTCATGAAGGTCCTCTCACCTGGAAAGTGAGCAAAGATAAGCAGATAG AGATCCAggctctgctgctctcagatTGCCTGGTGCTTCTTCAGAGGGGACCAGACGACCGGCTACAATTGCGATATCCATACCGTTGGCTGGGCGGAGGCGGAGGAGGCACTGGAGACAGCAAGACCTCCTTTAGCCCTCTGGTGAAGCTGGACTCACTGCTGGTCCGCTCAGTAGCTACAG ACAACAAAGCCCTGTACGTCCTCAGCACCACAGAGAGGCAGATCTACGAACTGGTGGCTGGGACGTTATCAGAGAAAAACAC ctggaAAGATTTACTTGAAAAGACCGTCGCAACGACTGGTGGCTCATCACCCCTGATCAATCATGGATCCACGCCAATACC TTCCCCCAGTATCCGCAGCGTGTCCCCGGTCTCAACTGGCAGCAGTGTCTATACAG ACAACTCAATGACAGAGCAGTTAGATTCCATGAAGACTCATTCCTCCAGCAATGACATTGTGCTCTCTGACGACACACCTATGGACCAATCAGGAGCTTTCATCTGTGGTGAAAGTCAAGCAGTTGGTGTGGCAGAGGCCGCTTTACAAGACG TTGAAACACTACGACGACTCATATTACGAGACCTGGAAGAGGACGGATGGAGCCACGACTCAGATGACACACCCACCAACGAGACGGCCAATGAAGGGAACTCGTTCACTGACAGACGGCGGCCAGAGTCTTTGGAGACTGTCCTCGACTTCAGCACTAACGACTGGGAGCCTGAACCAGAAGCAGTTCCCCCCTCAGACACTGAACAACCAAGCATTCAGGTCGTAAGGAAAG CTGTGGTTGTGGgtcctccttcttcttctgtccctgatgacatcactgatGATGTCGCCTTCCTCTCCGACCAATCATCCAAGCTGAGAGGCGAGGCCACTACACAGG GGAACACTTTCTACTTAGTAATGCCAACAGAGCAGGGAGAGAGCGTCACTGATGACCTCAACGACCCTCCTACCCCCACCGCCAGTCACTTTCCTCAGCCTCTGGAGGAAGCGATGACACCACAGATGCAGCCGGAGGAGGAAACGCCAGCCTGTGGTCCAGAGCCCAACCAATCAGAGGCAACGCAACtggaacaggaggaggaaaccAGCCAATCGCAGGCTGGGCACCAGAATCACATGATCAAAAACGTGGATGAGATTTTCCACACCATTGAGGGGTTGATGAACAAGTTGCGCCAGCTGAAG GAAATAGAGAAGGCTCATTACAAGCTTTTGAAAACCCTCACAGAGCCCTCTGACAGTCAGGAGTCAGGGGACCAACAGTGTCACTTGGCAACTGTCTCCAGGACGCCATCTCTGGATCGCGGCTCAGGAGACA GCAGAGAAGTAAATCCAGCAGAACCGAAGATTCAGTCAACTGGATTCTGA
- the arhgef11 gene encoding rho guanine nucleotide exchange factor 11 isoform X1, which translates to MSLRQPTSTLDRAANKKNAHLFRLSSLTIGDSERKSSATQQRELTADVPAESTGPGLVHRCVVVQKDQLGFGFTVCGERVKLVQNVRPGGAAVKAGVQEGDRIIKVNGSLVSSMSHQEVVKLIKSGTYVALTLQGPPPSAASLPLEPLPTDLSPNQRTSLGGEAPPPPPPPLPSGLSSNPSQRITGPKPLQDPEVQKHATQILRKMLEQEEAELQDLMEERLRNPSPSLEERIESAKRRAHQVRVKIQQDLEGTRSESVTSYVIAGEGRLSVDSSEGDMEAFESPHSSPSSSFRTPLHRRQSSDTHTLSDSGGKAQIIGPEEEDEDDGYAFNEMDGPFQDIELLKSRPAHMTVFMRYVFTQLLDPNPLLFYLSVEAYLGSSPKDARALAPQICSHFLDPDAPLKIKVREEYLTDIESRLHAQEDIRGPLSELQQQVLPDIQDQIQDYRNKQMMGLGSLFGEGDLQHLDGDPVKERQVVDRQVTALWEILSKHEEDRSSPLASAVLLYLRHSGIKLRDSKVFPGLSTEKEKWLAFLKTKKLSGIKKEKDGDDKKRNPILKYIGKPRTTSQSTFHVPLSPTEVRPGSVRNIIQQFENHTETTGEEGGDAADPQRLSSSSLGEDSMDSPTVSVRLARSESLKAQGEGRRRGVASGTESVPRSRSDVDMEDCGEEREGPGLRLLQHSASSSASSSSARSLENPTPPYTPRSRRRSVDSPLALLPDAAALEEDVCDGQNWQDTAPPQLLATLSPREVDRQAVIYELFTTEVSHLRTLRVLDKVFFQKMRSVLNSDELACIFPNLPQVYDLHASLCEAMKKRKETPIVQDIGDVMLARFEGAAGDEFQEQASQLCSQQSQALELIKNKKRKDPRFAHIIQECEASPHCRRLQLKDLLVSEMQRLTKYPLLLDNIIKHTEAGSSDLPSLQRAQACCRGILQAVNEVVRETEHRQRLSQYQRRLDAAPQFKNLDLTTKRMIHEGPLTWKVSKDKQIEIQALLLSDCLVLLQRGPDDRLQLRYPYRWLGGGGGGTGDSKTSFSPLVKLDSLLVRSVATDNKALYVLSTTERQIYELVAGTLSEKNTWKDLLEKTVATTGGSSPLINHGSTPIPSPSIRSVSPVSTGSSVYTDNSMTEQLDSMKTHSSSNDIVLSDDTPMDQSGAFICGESQAVGVAEAALQDVETLRRLILRDLEEDGWSHDSDDTPTNETANEGNSFTDRRRPESLETVLDFSTNDWEPEPEAVPPSDTEQPSIQVVRKAVVVGPPSSSVPDDITDDVAFLSDQSSKLRGEATTQGNTFYLVMPTEQGESVTDDLNDPPTPTASHFPQPLEEAMTPQMQPEEETPACGPEPNQSEATQLEQEEETSQSQAGHQNHMIKNVDEIFHTIEGLMNKLRQLKEIEKAHYKLLKTLTEPSDSQESGDQQCHLATVSRTPSLDRGSGDSREVNPAEPKIQSTGF; encoded by the exons GGCAGCCAATAAGAAAAACGCCCACCTGTTCAG GCTCAGCAGTCTGACCATCGGGGACTCAGAGCGCAAATCCTCTGCTACCCAGCAGAGGGAGCTAACGGCTGACGTCCCTGCTGAGAGCACAG GTCCTGGTCTTGTCCATAGATGTGTGGTCGTGCAGAAGGACCAGCTCGGTTTTGGCTTCAcagtgtgtggagagagagtCAAGCTAGTGCAAAATGTCCGACCAG GTGGTGCAGCAGTCAAGGCCGGGGTCCAAGAAGGGGACCGAATCATAAAG GTGAATGGCTCGCTGGTGTCCTCCATGTCCCATCAGGAGGTGGTAAAGCTCATCAAAt CTGGAACCTACGTAGCTCTGACACTACAAGGACCTCCCCCGTCAGCTGCCTCCTTGCCCTTAGAGCCCCTCCCCACTGACCTCTCACCCAATCAAAGGACATCTCTGGGTGGGGAGGCtccaccccctccacctccacccctaCCCTCTGGACTGAGCAGCAACCCTTCCCAAAGAATCACTGGACCCAAACCACTACAG gACCCAGAAGTACAAAAACATGCCACTCAGATACTCAGGAAAATGCTTGAGCAGGAAGAGGCTGAACTGCAG GACTTGATGGAGGAGCGGTTGAGGAACCCATCGCCATCACTGGAGGAGCGAATTGAAAGTGCCAAGAGGAGAGCTCATCAAGTCAGGGTCAAGATTCAGCAAGATCTG GAGGGAACTCGATCAGAATCTGTCACAAGCTATGTCATAGCAGGAGAAG GTCGACTATCAGTGGACTCAAGCGAAGGAGACATGGAG gCATTTGAGAGTCCccactcctctccctcatcctccttcAGGACCCCCCTACACCGACGGCAGAGCTCCGATACACACACCCTCTCTGATTCG GGCGGAAAGGCTCAGATCATCGGCCctgaagaagaggatgaagatgacGGCTATGCATTTAATGAG ATGGATGGTCCATTCCAGGACATCGAATTGTTGAAATCACGACCAGCACACATGACAGTGTTCATGAGATATGTCTTCACCCAGCTTCTGGACCCTAACCCTCTG CTGTTTTACCTGTCAGTGGAGGCCTACTTGGGCTCCAGTCCTAAAGATGCCCGCGCACTTGCACCTCAGATCTGCTCTCATTTCCTGGACCCAGATGCC CCCTTGAAAATCAAAGTACGAGAGGAGTATCTCACAGATATCG AGAGTCGATTACATGCCCAGGAGGACATCAGAGGACCTCTGtctgagctgcagcagcaggtgctGCCAGACATTCAGGACCAGATACAGGACTACAG GAACAAGCAGATGATGGGTCTTGGCTCTCTGTTTGGAGAAGGAGACCTGCAGCACCTTGATGGAGACCCcgtgaaagagagacaggtggTGGACAGACAGGTTACTGCCCTATGGGAGATATT ATCAAAGCACGAAGAGGACAGAAG TTCTCCTCTGGCATCGGCGGTCCTCCTATACCTGCGTCATTCTGGTATCAAGCTAAGAGACTCCAAGGTCTTTCCTGGTCTGagcacagagaaggagaagtgGCTCGCCTTCTTAAAGACGAAAAAG CTGAGTGGTatcaagaaagagaaagatggagatgataaaaagagaaatccCATCCTGAAGTACATCGGCAAACCCCGGACCACATCCCAGTCca CATTCCATGTCCCGTTGTCACCCACCGAag TCCGTCCTGGCAGTGTGAGGAACATCATTCAGCAGTTTGAGAATCACACAGAGACGACAGGAGAAGAGGGGGGTGATGCTGCCGACCCCCAGAGGCTTTCCTCCAGCAGCCTCGGCGAAGACAGCATGGACAG CCCTACGGTCTCAGTGCGTCTGGCACGCAGCGAGTCGTTGAAGGCTCAAGGAGAAGGGCGTCGGCGGGGTGTTGCCTCAGGAACAGAGTCTGTCCCCCGCTCTCGTAGTGATGTGGACATGGAGGACTgtggggaggagagggaggggccGGGCCTCAGGCTGCTACAACACAGCGCCTCGTCATCCGCGTCCAGCAGCTCTGCACG GTCCCTAGAGAACCCTACACCCCCATACACCCCTCGGTCTAGACGCAG GAGTGTGGACTCACCATTGGCCCTGCTTCCGGACGCTGCCGCGCTAGAAGAGGACGTGTGTGACGGTCAGAACTGGCAGGACACGGCGCCTCCTCAGCTCCTCGCCACGCTCAGCCCGAGGGAGGTGGACAGACAGGCCGTTATATATG AGCTATTCACCACTGAGGTGTCCCACCTGCGGACCCTGCGTGTCCTGGACAAGGTCTTTTTCCAGAAGATGAGGTCTGTGCTGAACTCTGACGAGCTGGCCTGCATCTTCCCCAACCTGCCCCAGGTCTACGACCTCCATG CAAGTCTGTGTGAGGCGATGAAGAAGCGAAAAGAAACTCCCATCGTTCAGGACATCGGCGACGTAATGCTGGCCAGG TTTGAAGGTGCAGCTGGAGATGAGTTTCAGGAACAGGCGTCTCAGCTGTGCAGTCAGCAGTCTCAGGCTCTGGAGCTCATCAAGAACAAAAAACGTAAAGACCCTCGCTTCGCTCACATCAtccag GAGTGCGAGGCGAGTCCTCACTGCCGGAGGCTGCAGCTTAAAGACCTGCTGGTGTCAGAGATGCAGAGACTCACCAAGTACCCTCTGCTGCTGGATAACAtcattaaacacacagagg cTGGTTCGTCGGACCTCCCCTCACTCCAGCGCGCCCAGGCTTGTTGCCGCGGGATACTGCAGGCAGTGAACGAGGTCGTCAGGGAAACAGAACACCGTCAGCGTCTCAGCCAATACCAACGCAGGCTGGATGCTGCCCCTCAATTCAAG aATCTGGACCTGACCACAAAGAGGATGATTCATGAAGGTCCTCTCACCTGGAAAGTGAGCAAAGATAAGCAGATAG AGATCCAggctctgctgctctcagatTGCCTGGTGCTTCTTCAGAGGGGACCAGACGACCGGCTACAATTGCGATATCCATACCGTTGGCTGGGCGGAGGCGGAGGAGGCACTGGAGACAGCAAGACCTCCTTTAGCCCTCTGGTGAAGCTGGACTCACTGCTGGTCCGCTCAGTAGCTACAG ACAACAAAGCCCTGTACGTCCTCAGCACCACAGAGAGGCAGATCTACGAACTGGTGGCTGGGACGTTATCAGAGAAAAACAC ctggaAAGATTTACTTGAAAAGACCGTCGCAACGACTGGTGGCTCATCACCCCTGATCAATCATGGATCCACGCCAATACC TTCCCCCAGTATCCGCAGCGTGTCCCCGGTCTCAACTGGCAGCAGTGTCTATACAG ACAACTCAATGACAGAGCAGTTAGATTCCATGAAGACTCATTCCTCCAGCAATGACATTGTGCTCTCTGACGACACACCTATGGACCAATCAGGAGCTTTCATCTGTGGTGAAAGTCAAGCAGTTGGTGTGGCAGAGGCCGCTTTACAAGACG TTGAAACACTACGACGACTCATATTACGAGACCTGGAAGAGGACGGATGGAGCCACGACTCAGATGACACACCCACCAACGAGACGGCCAATGAAGGGAACTCGTTCACTGACAGACGGCGGCCAGAGTCTTTGGAGACTGTCCTCGACTTCAGCACTAACGACTGGGAGCCTGAACCAGAAGCAGTTCCCCCCTCAGACACTGAACAACCAAGCATTCAGGTCGTAAGGAAAG CTGTGGTTGTGGgtcctccttcttcttctgtccctgatgacatcactgatGATGTCGCCTTCCTCTCCGACCAATCATCCAAGCTGAGAGGCGAGGCCACTACACAGG GGAACACTTTCTACTTAGTAATGCCAACAGAGCAGGGAGAGAGCGTCACTGATGACCTCAACGACCCTCCTACCCCCACCGCCAGTCACTTTCCTCAGCCTCTGGAGGAAGCGATGACACCACAGATGCAGCCGGAGGAGGAAACGCCAGCCTGTGGTCCAGAGCCCAACCAATCAGAGGCAACGCAACtggaacaggaggaggaaaccAGCCAATCGCAGGCTGGGCACCAGAATCACATGATCAAAAACGTGGATGAGATTTTCCACACCATTGAGGGGTTGATGAACAAGTTGCGCCAGCTGAAG GAAATAGAGAAGGCTCATTACAAGCTTTTGAAAACCCTCACAGAGCCCTCTGACAGTCAGGAGTCAGGGGACCAACAGTGTCACTTGGCAACTGTCTCCAGGACGCCATCTCTGGATCGCGGCTCAGGAGACA GCAGAGAAGTAAATCCAGCAGAACCGAAGATTCAGTCAACTGGATTCTGA